One window of Eubalaena glacialis isolate mEubGla1 chromosome Y, mEubGla1.1.hap2.+ XY, whole genome shotgun sequence genomic DNA carries:
- the LOC133082920 gene encoding ADP/ATP translocase 3: MTEQAISFAKDFLAGGIAAAISKTAVAPIERVKLLLQVQHASKQIAADKQYKGIVDCIVRIPKEQGVLSFWRGNLANVIRYFPTQALNFAFKDKYKQIFLGGVDKHTQFWKYFAGNLASGGAAGATSLCFVYPLDFARTRLAADVGKSGTEREFKGLGDCLVKITKSDGIRGLYQGFNVSVQGIIIYRAAYFGVYDTAKGMLPDPKNTHIVVSWMIAQTVTAAAGVVSYPFDTVRRRMMMQSGRKGADIMYRGTLDCWRKIFKDEGGRAFFKGAWSNVLRGMGGAFVLVLYDELKKVI; encoded by the exons ATGACGGAACAGGCCATATCATTCGCCAAGGACTTCCTGGCCGGAGGCATTGCCGCCGCTATCTCTAAGACGGCCGTGGCCCCGATCGAGCGGGTCAAGCTGCTGCTACAG GTACAGCACGCCAGCAAGCAGATCGCGGCCGACAAACAGTACAAGGGCATCGTGGACTGCATCGTGCGCATTCCCAAGGAGCAGGGTGTGCTGTCTTTCTGGAGGGGCAACCTGGCCAATGTCATCCGCTACTTCCCCACGCAAGCCCTCAACTTCGCCTTTAAGGATAAGTATAAGCAGATCTTCCTGGGGGGCGTGGACAAGCACACGCAGTTCTGGAAGTACTTTGCTGGCAACTTGGCCTCCGGCGGGGCGGCCGGAGCCACCTCCCTCTGCTTCGTCTACCCCCTGGATTTCGCCAGAACCCGGCTGGCGGCTGACGTCGGCAAATCCGGCACGGAGCGGGAGTTCAAAGGCCTGGGAGACTGTCTGGTGAAGATCACCAAGTCGGACGGCATCCGGGGGCTGTACCAGGGCTTCAACGTCTCTGTGCAGGGCATCATCATCTACCGGGCCGCGTACTTCGGCGTGTATGACACCGCCAAAG GCATGCTCCCCGACCCTAAGAACACGCACATCGTGGTGAGCTGGATGATCGCGCAGACGGTGACGGCCGCGGCGGGCGTGGTCTCCTACCCCTTCGACACCGTGCGTCGGAGGATGATGATGCAGTCGGGGCGCAAAGGAG CCGACATCATGTACAGGGGCACCTTGGACTGCTGGCGAAAGATCTTCAAGGACGAGGGCGGCAGAGCCTTTTTTAAGGGTGCCTGGTCCAacgtgctccgcggcatgggcgGCGCCTTCGTGCTGGTCCTGTATGATGAGCTGAAGAAGGTCATCTAG
- the LOC133082919 gene encoding interleukin-3 receptor subunit alpha-like isoform X1, with product MAFVWLAVFLVAFLVPVSGLLPPDHDSYPMDISDPDPPIKNLRMEPERKRLTWDLHGNVSEIMCFINSKAFTKARKSTYCSIADLSCQPTNYSIRVTKGQPFSTWIQYPSQEGNPRAAAENLTCWVHDVDFLTCSWAVGREAPRDVQYGLYLENLDSYEKWPCSQYTADEQGTNVQCRFHNISVLSKDQTRFLVNGTSSGSKIPCSETSDKLAKIEVLAAPNITSRWCNQSYSFMQWQVRSHLNDDLKYELQMQKGMELAYKQEIYKAFLELSNPGTYTVRVRARDATFSHYKPWGPWSVPQHFVCEDEEGARLPVWLTSLLIALGTLLAMGFVLLFCRFSVMQKLFPPIPHMKDHINCKLQNGRTMTWDPDQDSQEECPVAEVQVLGET from the exons ATGGCTTTCGTCTGGCTGGCGGTGTTCCTGGTGGCGTTCCTGGTGCCCGTCTCCGGCCTGCTGCCACCGGACCACG ACTCTTACCCTATGGACATTTCCGATCCAGACCCACCGATTAAGAACCTAAGGATGgagccagaaagaaaaagattgaccTGGGACCTCCATGGAAACGTTTCCGAAATTATGTGTTTCATCAATTCAAAAGCTTTCACTAAG GCACGGAAAAGCACGTATTGCAGTATTGCTGACTTGTCATGCCAACCGACAAACTACAGCATCAGGGTGACCAAAGGTCAGCCGTTCTCCACGTGGATTCAGTATCCTAGTCAAG AAGGGAATCCCAGGGCGGCTGCAGAAAACCTGACCTGCTGGGTTCACGACGTGGATTTCCTGACGTGCAGCTGGGCGGTGGGCCGGGAGGCCCCGAGGGACGTGCAGTACGGTCTCTACCTGGAGAACCTAGA CTCCTATGAGAAGTGGCCGTGCTCCCAGTACACAGCAGATGAGCAAGGGACAAACGTCCAGTGCCGTTTTCACAACATCTCTGTGTTatccaaggatcaaacccgtttCCTGGTGAATGGCACCAGCAGTGGCTCCAAAATCCCCTGCTCTGAAACGAGCGATAAATTAGCCAAAATCG AGGTATTAGCTGCTCCCAACATCACTAGCAGGTGGTGTAACCAAAGCTACTCGTTCATGCAATGGCAAGTGAGGAGTCACCTTAACGATGACCTCAAGTATGAACTTCAGATGCAGAAG GGTATGGAGCTCGCCTACAAACAGGAG ATCTATAAAGCCTTCTTGGAGCTGAGCAATCCTGGGACCTACACGGTGCGAGTAAGAGCCAGGGATGCCACGTTTTCCCATTACAAACCTTGGGGCCCGTGGAGTGTCCCCCAACACTTCG TGTGTGAGGACGAGGAGGGCGCGCGCCTCCCCGTCTGGCTGACGTCTTTGCTGATCGCGCTGGGGACGCTGCTCGCTATGGGGTTCGTGCTCCTGTTTTGCAG GTTCTCGGTGATGCAGAAGCTGTTCCCTCCCATCCCTCACATGAAAGACCATATCAACTGCAAACTTCAGAACGGAAGGACG ATGACCTGGGACCCTGACCAAGACAGCCAGGAGGAGTGTCCAGTGGCCGAGGTGCAGGTTCTGGGGGAAACATGA
- the LOC133082919 gene encoding interleukin-3 receptor subunit alpha-like isoform X2 yields the protein MAFVWLAVFLVAFLVPVSGLLPPDHDPPIKNLRMEPERKRLTWDLHGNVSEIMCFINSKAFTKARKSTYCSIADLSCQPTNYSIRVTKGQPFSTWIQYPSQEGNPRAAAENLTCWVHDVDFLTCSWAVGREAPRDVQYGLYLENLDSYEKWPCSQYTADEQGTNVQCRFHNISVLSKDQTRFLVNGTSSGSKIPCSETSDKLAKIEVLAAPNITSRWCNQSYSFMQWQVRSHLNDDLKYELQMQKGMELAYKQEIYKAFLELSNPGTYTVRVRARDATFSHYKPWGPWSVPQHFVCEDEEGARLPVWLTSLLIALGTLLAMGFVLLFCRFSVMQKLFPPIPHMKDHINCKLQNGRTMTWDPDQDSQEECPVAEVQVLGET from the exons ATGGCTTTCGTCTGGCTGGCGGTGTTCCTGGTGGCGTTCCTGGTGCCCGTCTCCGGCCTGCTGCCACCGGACCACG ACCCACCGATTAAGAACCTAAGGATGgagccagaaagaaaaagattgaccTGGGACCTCCATGGAAACGTTTCCGAAATTATGTGTTTCATCAATTCAAAAGCTTTCACTAAG GCACGGAAAAGCACGTATTGCAGTATTGCTGACTTGTCATGCCAACCGACAAACTACAGCATCAGGGTGACCAAAGGTCAGCCGTTCTCCACGTGGATTCAGTATCCTAGTCAAG AAGGGAATCCCAGGGCGGCTGCAGAAAACCTGACCTGCTGGGTTCACGACGTGGATTTCCTGACGTGCAGCTGGGCGGTGGGCCGGGAGGCCCCGAGGGACGTGCAGTACGGTCTCTACCTGGAGAACCTAGA CTCCTATGAGAAGTGGCCGTGCTCCCAGTACACAGCAGATGAGCAAGGGACAAACGTCCAGTGCCGTTTTCACAACATCTCTGTGTTatccaaggatcaaacccgtttCCTGGTGAATGGCACCAGCAGTGGCTCCAAAATCCCCTGCTCTGAAACGAGCGATAAATTAGCCAAAATCG AGGTATTAGCTGCTCCCAACATCACTAGCAGGTGGTGTAACCAAAGCTACTCGTTCATGCAATGGCAAGTGAGGAGTCACCTTAACGATGACCTCAAGTATGAACTTCAGATGCAGAAG GGTATGGAGCTCGCCTACAAACAGGAG ATCTATAAAGCCTTCTTGGAGCTGAGCAATCCTGGGACCTACACGGTGCGAGTAAGAGCCAGGGATGCCACGTTTTCCCATTACAAACCTTGGGGCCCGTGGAGTGTCCCCCAACACTTCG TGTGTGAGGACGAGGAGGGCGCGCGCCTCCCCGTCTGGCTGACGTCTTTGCTGATCGCGCTGGGGACGCTGCTCGCTATGGGGTTCGTGCTCCTGTTTTGCAG GTTCTCGGTGATGCAGAAGCTGTTCCCTCCCATCCCTCACATGAAAGACCATATCAACTGCAAACTTCAGAACGGAAGGACG ATGACCTGGGACCCTGACCAAGACAGCCAGGAGGAGTGTCCAGTGGCCGAGGTGCAGGTTCTGGGGGAAACATGA